One region of Zootoca vivipara chromosome 7, rZooViv1.1, whole genome shotgun sequence genomic DNA includes:
- the GMEB2 gene encoding glucocorticoid modulatory element-binding protein 2 isoform X2, protein MATPDVSVHMEEVVVVTTPDNMADSSGMEEVKTVLVTTNLSQHSNDLNEDTLETENAAAAAAAAFTASAHLKEALLVKMAEGDDCVEAEIVYPITCGDSKANLIWRKFVCPGINVKCVQYDNHLISPKEFVHLAGKSTLKDWKRAIRMNGIMLRKIMDSGKLDFYEHTKVCSNTCRSTKIDLTGARVPLTSQTSTEYIPLTPASADVNGSPATITIETCEDSTDWTTAIGDDTFTFWRGLKEAGLLEEVIQEFHAELMETMKGLQQRIQDPPLQLSDAVLLNNTVQNFGMLDLVKKVLASHKCQMDRSREQYTRDLAALEQQCDEHRKRAKELKHKSQHLNNVLMTLTPVSIPSPLKRPRLTRATSGPPAITSQLLTQSAQIALAPGMPVTQLANLPIGKVVSALPASALGKAAAQVTSAGSPASPLLGGYTVLASAGSAFPNAVEIHPDASNLTVLSTAAIQDGSTVLKVVSPFQLLTLPGLGTAIQNVTQMSPSGSTIMTVPSSLVEGTAANEDHTTIEVTTVGDEPEQK, encoded by the exons ATGGCAACCCCAGATGTGAGTGTTCACATGGAGGAGGTGGTTGTGGTAACAACTCCAGACAACATGGCTGACAGCAGTGGCATGGAAGAAGTGAAAACTGTGCTAGTTACCACCAATCTCTCCCAGCACAG CAATGACCTAAATGAAGACACCCTGGAGACGGAAAATGCAgccgctgcagctgctgctgcttttacagCTTCTGCACATTTGAAAGAAGCCCTGTTAG TGAAGATGGCTGAAGGTGATGATTGTGTAGAAGCCGAGATTGTTTATCCCATCACCTGCGGAGATAGCAAAGCCAACCTAATATGGAGGAAGTTTGTTTGCCCCGGTATCAACGTGAAATGTGTCCAG TATGACAACCATTTGATAAGTCCCAAGGAATTTGTCCATTTGGCTGGCAAGTCCACCTTGAAGGACTGGAAGAGGGCAATCCGGATGAATGGGATCATGCTAAG GAAGATAATGGATTCAGGGAAGCTGGATTTTTACGAGCATACGAAAGTTTGTTCCAATACCTGCCGAAGCACTAAAATCGACCTGACCGGAGCCAGAGTGCCCCTAACAAGCCAGACGTCAACAGAATACATACCTCTCACGCCGGCCTCTGCAGATG TAAATGGGTCTCCTGCCACGATCACCATAGAAACGTGTGAAGACTCCACGGACTGGACCACTGCTATTGGAG ATGATACATTTACATTTTGGCGAGGTTTAAAGGAAGCCGGTCTTTTGGAAGAGGTGATTCAAGAGTTCCATGCGGAGCTCATGGAGACCATGAAGGGCCTGCAGCAGAGGATTCAGGATCCCCCTTTGCAACTCAGCG atgctgtcTTGCTCAACAATACAGTCCAGAACTTTGGCATGCTGGACCTGGTGAAGAAAGTTTTAGCCAGTCACAAGTGCCAAATGGACCGTTCCCGAGAGCAGTATACGCGAGATTTGGCAG ctCTGGAGCAGCAGTGCGATGAGCACCGGAAGAGAGCAAAGGAGCTGAAGCACAAATCGCAGCACCTCAACAACGTGCTGATGACCCTGACGCCAGTCTCCATCCCCTCCCCTCTGAAACGCCCCAGGCTGACCCGAGCCACCTCGGGGCCTCCCGCCATCACCTCCCAGCTCCTGACTCAGTCAGCGCAGATCGCCCTTGCGCCAGGGATGCCGGTCACGCAGCTGGCGAACCTGCCCATAGGCAAAGTGGTCTCCGCCCTCCCGGCATCCGCTCTCGGGAAGGCCGCGGCGCAGGTTACCTCTGCTGGCTCCCCGGCTTCTCCCCTGCTGGGCGGATACACTGTCCTGGCCTCTGCGGGCTCCGCTTTTCCCAACGCCGTTGAAATACACCCGGATGCCTCCAACCTCACGGTCCTGAGCACAGCGGCCATACAGGATGGCAGCACCGTGTTGAAAGTGGTGAGCCCCTTCCAGCTGCTCACCCTGCCAGGACTGGGCACGGCCATTCAGAACGTTACGCAAATGTCTCCCAGCGGGAGCACCATCATGACTGTGCCATCCAGCCTTGTTGAGGGCACCGCAGCAAATGAAGACCACACAACCATTGAGGTAACCACAGTGGGGGACGAGCCTGAGCAGAAATGA
- the GMEB2 gene encoding glucocorticoid modulatory element-binding protein 2 isoform X1 produces MATPDVSVHMEEVVVVTTPDNMADSSGMEEVKTVLVTTNLSQHSNDLNEDTLETENAAAAAAAAFTASAHLKEALLGKWVKMAEGDDCVEAEIVYPITCGDSKANLIWRKFVCPGINVKCVQYDNHLISPKEFVHLAGKSTLKDWKRAIRMNGIMLRKIMDSGKLDFYEHTKVCSNTCRSTKIDLTGARVPLTSQTSTEYIPLTPASADVNGSPATITIETCEDSTDWTTAIGDDTFTFWRGLKEAGLLEEVIQEFHAELMETMKGLQQRIQDPPLQLSDAVLLNNTVQNFGMLDLVKKVLASHKCQMDRSREQYTRDLAALEQQCDEHRKRAKELKHKSQHLNNVLMTLTPVSIPSPLKRPRLTRATSGPPAITSQLLTQSAQIALAPGMPVTQLANLPIGKVVSALPASALGKAAAQVTSAGSPASPLLGGYTVLASAGSAFPNAVEIHPDASNLTVLSTAAIQDGSTVLKVVSPFQLLTLPGLGTAIQNVTQMSPSGSTIMTVPSSLVEGTAANEDHTTIEVTTVGDEPEQK; encoded by the exons ATGGCAACCCCAGATGTGAGTGTTCACATGGAGGAGGTGGTTGTGGTAACAACTCCAGACAACATGGCTGACAGCAGTGGCATGGAAGAAGTGAAAACTGTGCTAGTTACCACCAATCTCTCCCAGCACAG CAATGACCTAAATGAAGACACCCTGGAGACGGAAAATGCAgccgctgcagctgctgctgcttttacagCTTCTGCACATTTGAAAGAAGCCCTGTTAGGTAAGTGGG TGAAGATGGCTGAAGGTGATGATTGTGTAGAAGCCGAGATTGTTTATCCCATCACCTGCGGAGATAGCAAAGCCAACCTAATATGGAGGAAGTTTGTTTGCCCCGGTATCAACGTGAAATGTGTCCAG TATGACAACCATTTGATAAGTCCCAAGGAATTTGTCCATTTGGCTGGCAAGTCCACCTTGAAGGACTGGAAGAGGGCAATCCGGATGAATGGGATCATGCTAAG GAAGATAATGGATTCAGGGAAGCTGGATTTTTACGAGCATACGAAAGTTTGTTCCAATACCTGCCGAAGCACTAAAATCGACCTGACCGGAGCCAGAGTGCCCCTAACAAGCCAGACGTCAACAGAATACATACCTCTCACGCCGGCCTCTGCAGATG TAAATGGGTCTCCTGCCACGATCACCATAGAAACGTGTGAAGACTCCACGGACTGGACCACTGCTATTGGAG ATGATACATTTACATTTTGGCGAGGTTTAAAGGAAGCCGGTCTTTTGGAAGAGGTGATTCAAGAGTTCCATGCGGAGCTCATGGAGACCATGAAGGGCCTGCAGCAGAGGATTCAGGATCCCCCTTTGCAACTCAGCG atgctgtcTTGCTCAACAATACAGTCCAGAACTTTGGCATGCTGGACCTGGTGAAGAAAGTTTTAGCCAGTCACAAGTGCCAAATGGACCGTTCCCGAGAGCAGTATACGCGAGATTTGGCAG ctCTGGAGCAGCAGTGCGATGAGCACCGGAAGAGAGCAAAGGAGCTGAAGCACAAATCGCAGCACCTCAACAACGTGCTGATGACCCTGACGCCAGTCTCCATCCCCTCCCCTCTGAAACGCCCCAGGCTGACCCGAGCCACCTCGGGGCCTCCCGCCATCACCTCCCAGCTCCTGACTCAGTCAGCGCAGATCGCCCTTGCGCCAGGGATGCCGGTCACGCAGCTGGCGAACCTGCCCATAGGCAAAGTGGTCTCCGCCCTCCCGGCATCCGCTCTCGGGAAGGCCGCGGCGCAGGTTACCTCTGCTGGCTCCCCGGCTTCTCCCCTGCTGGGCGGATACACTGTCCTGGCCTCTGCGGGCTCCGCTTTTCCCAACGCCGTTGAAATACACCCGGATGCCTCCAACCTCACGGTCCTGAGCACAGCGGCCATACAGGATGGCAGCACCGTGTTGAAAGTGGTGAGCCCCTTCCAGCTGCTCACCCTGCCAGGACTGGGCACGGCCATTCAGAACGTTACGCAAATGTCTCCCAGCGGGAGCACCATCATGACTGTGCCATCCAGCCTTGTTGAGGGCACCGCAGCAAATGAAGACCACACAACCATTGAGGTAACCACAGTGGGGGACGAGCCTGAGCAGAAATGA
- the GMEB2 gene encoding glucocorticoid modulatory element-binding protein 2 isoform X3, producing MAEGDDCVEAEIVYPITCGDSKANLIWRKFVCPGINVKCVQYDNHLISPKEFVHLAGKSTLKDWKRAIRMNGIMLRKIMDSGKLDFYEHTKVCSNTCRSTKIDLTGARVPLTSQTSTEYIPLTPASADVNGSPATITIETCEDSTDWTTAIGDDTFTFWRGLKEAGLLEEVIQEFHAELMETMKGLQQRIQDPPLQLSDAVLLNNTVQNFGMLDLVKKVLASHKCQMDRSREQYTRDLAALEQQCDEHRKRAKELKHKSQHLNNVLMTLTPVSIPSPLKRPRLTRATSGPPAITSQLLTQSAQIALAPGMPVTQLANLPIGKVVSALPASALGKAAAQVTSAGSPASPLLGGYTVLASAGSAFPNAVEIHPDASNLTVLSTAAIQDGSTVLKVVSPFQLLTLPGLGTAIQNVTQMSPSGSTIMTVPSSLVEGTAANEDHTTIEVTTVGDEPEQK from the exons ATGGCTGAAGGTGATGATTGTGTAGAAGCCGAGATTGTTTATCCCATCACCTGCGGAGATAGCAAAGCCAACCTAATATGGAGGAAGTTTGTTTGCCCCGGTATCAACGTGAAATGTGTCCAG TATGACAACCATTTGATAAGTCCCAAGGAATTTGTCCATTTGGCTGGCAAGTCCACCTTGAAGGACTGGAAGAGGGCAATCCGGATGAATGGGATCATGCTAAG GAAGATAATGGATTCAGGGAAGCTGGATTTTTACGAGCATACGAAAGTTTGTTCCAATACCTGCCGAAGCACTAAAATCGACCTGACCGGAGCCAGAGTGCCCCTAACAAGCCAGACGTCAACAGAATACATACCTCTCACGCCGGCCTCTGCAGATG TAAATGGGTCTCCTGCCACGATCACCATAGAAACGTGTGAAGACTCCACGGACTGGACCACTGCTATTGGAG ATGATACATTTACATTTTGGCGAGGTTTAAAGGAAGCCGGTCTTTTGGAAGAGGTGATTCAAGAGTTCCATGCGGAGCTCATGGAGACCATGAAGGGCCTGCAGCAGAGGATTCAGGATCCCCCTTTGCAACTCAGCG atgctgtcTTGCTCAACAATACAGTCCAGAACTTTGGCATGCTGGACCTGGTGAAGAAAGTTTTAGCCAGTCACAAGTGCCAAATGGACCGTTCCCGAGAGCAGTATACGCGAGATTTGGCAG ctCTGGAGCAGCAGTGCGATGAGCACCGGAAGAGAGCAAAGGAGCTGAAGCACAAATCGCAGCACCTCAACAACGTGCTGATGACCCTGACGCCAGTCTCCATCCCCTCCCCTCTGAAACGCCCCAGGCTGACCCGAGCCACCTCGGGGCCTCCCGCCATCACCTCCCAGCTCCTGACTCAGTCAGCGCAGATCGCCCTTGCGCCAGGGATGCCGGTCACGCAGCTGGCGAACCTGCCCATAGGCAAAGTGGTCTCCGCCCTCCCGGCATCCGCTCTCGGGAAGGCCGCGGCGCAGGTTACCTCTGCTGGCTCCCCGGCTTCTCCCCTGCTGGGCGGATACACTGTCCTGGCCTCTGCGGGCTCCGCTTTTCCCAACGCCGTTGAAATACACCCGGATGCCTCCAACCTCACGGTCCTGAGCACAGCGGCCATACAGGATGGCAGCACCGTGTTGAAAGTGGTGAGCCCCTTCCAGCTGCTCACCCTGCCAGGACTGGGCACGGCCATTCAGAACGTTACGCAAATGTCTCCCAGCGGGAGCACCATCATGACTGTGCCATCCAGCCTTGTTGAGGGCACCGCAGCAAATGAAGACCACACAACCATTGAGGTAACCACAGTGGGGGACGAGCCTGAGCAGAAATGA